Genomic DNA from Alistipes indistinctus YIT 12060:
CCGTTTGCGGTTTGGTGCAGATTCCGTGTATCGAGCGCAACGCCTTTGCGGCGGCCCGGGCCATGGATGCCAACAGCTACTCGACTTTTTCCGACGGCAAACACCGCGTAAGCTTTGACAAAGTGGTCGAGGTGATGAAGCAAACCGGGCATGATTTGCCGAGTCTCTATAAGGAGACCGCTACGGGCGGTTTGGCCAAATACATGCAGGAGCAGGACGGTTCGTTTAAAACGTTCTAGGGGGATTCCTGATTATCATTTTTTGATGCACGCTTCTCCTGCGGTATAGTCGGGAATCGGAGGGTACGTGTAACCATTGCCGACCGGGATACATGATTCGGATAAACGATTGGAGGGGAGAGGCATCGCGCCTCTCCCCTCCTCTGTCTTCTATTGCGGCCCCCTCGCTTTAGTCCAGTTTCAGGTAGCGGGTGAGGGTCGATTTCAGCGATTCAACGCCTTGCGTCAGTTTCATTTTGACAAGTTGCTGGTAAAAGAGCTTCAGGTGCAGGCTCTCGTCGGCAATCAGTTTGTCAAGCATTTGCAGGATGGTTTTTGCACTTTTCGACTGAGAGGCGATCTTCTCTTGGACCGATTCGTAGAATTGGATGGTCAAAATTTCGTTTTTAATACTGATAACCAATGCTTCGCCGGCATTTTTACCCAGTTCGAGCTTTTTAGTATTCAGAGGCTGCGGGATTGTACCTTTCAGTTTGATTACTACGTCGCGCACGTTGGCGAAATGCTTCATTTCAACCAATCCTACGCCCAGTACGAGATCCCCGATCTCTTCGTCGTATAACCCGGCCATCTGGGTGTATTGCAG
This window encodes:
- a CDS encoding ferritin family protein is translated as MMKNYVDAMADALVDVLKYSDSSVEWPDIDDLQYDEAIKPEWFYPALQSEGESELMAILQYTQMAGLYDEEIGDLVLGVGLVEMKHFANVRDVVIKLKGTIPQPLNTKKLELGKNAGEALVISIKNEILTIQFYESVQEKIASQSKSAKTILQMLDKLIADESLHLKLFYQQLVKMKLTQGVESLKSTLTRYLKLD